A window of the Myxocyprinus asiaticus isolate MX2 ecotype Aquarium Trade chromosome 11, UBuf_Myxa_2, whole genome shotgun sequence genome harbors these coding sequences:
- the LOC127448137 gene encoding POU domain, class 2, transcription factor 1-like isoform X2, which produces MADGVATSQDESSGPDSRMSNPSESSKCAMESGDENTGAQTNGLDFQRQTVQTTSAITNAHAQALLQQLTLTPVQQQLLLQQAQAQLLAAAVQHSAGQQSSTTGASISASAATPITQIPLSQPIQITPQLQQLQQHQNLNLQQFVLVQPGHHIATQLQPAQFIISQTPQGQQSLLQAQNFLTQLPQSQANLLQTQPSITLSTQPATPTRTIAATPIQSLPHIQTTPKHIDTPSLEEPSDLEELEQFAKTFKQRRIKLGFTQGDVGLAMGKLYGNDFSQTTISRFEALNLSFKNMCKLKPLLEKWLSDAVCAENQTSDQALSSPSSLGSPGLGIEGLNRRRKKRTSIETNIRVALEKSFLENQKPTSEEITMIADQLNMEKEVIRVWFCNRRQKEKRINPPSSGSAAGTPIKAIFPPTTPLALSTASLVTRNTPATMTVSSVLPLTSTSVSSISFTGTTIGSTINTASVISTAPVVTTAASSPSLSPSPTTPQTSSAEQALAQGIVTAVSQAPSSLASTLGTGHVMVAAPSLSAALQGAGQLPNSACIAAMAAAAGLNPGLMASSQFSPGGALLSLAPGGLGSALSPALMSNSTLATIQGVWSALASSGTLPITSLDGSGNLLFANTSAGSTPNLVTAPLFLNPQNLSLLASNPVSLVSAGGAAGASGALNLHITADAHQNAVTTATMPSSTITTASKAQ; this is translated from the exons ATGGCGGACGGAGTAGCAACGAGTCAAGATGAGAGTTCAGGACCAG ATTCTAGAATGAGTAATCCATCAGAATCAAGTAAATGTGCAATGGAGAGTGGGGACGAAAACACTG GTGCCCAAACAAATGGACTGGACTTTCAGAGGCAGACTGTGCAAACAACAAGCGCAATCACCAACGCACACGCACAGGCCTTGCTCCAACAG TTGACTTTGACTCCAGTGCAGCAGCAGTTATTGCTGCAGCAGGCTCAGGCTCAGCTGTTAGCAGCAGCCGTGCAGCATTCGGCTGGCCAGCAGAGCAGCACTACAGGAGCCAGCATCTCTGCCTCCGCTGCCACCCCCATCACCCAGATCCCCCTCTCCCAACCCATCCAGATCACGCCT cagtTACAGCAGCTGCAACAGCATCAGAACCTCAACCTGCAGCAGTTTGTTCTGGTCCAGCCGGGCCACCACATCGCAACTCAGCTGCAGCCCGCGCAGTTCATCATCTCCCAGACGCCACAGGGCCAGCAGA GTCTCCTGCAAGCCCAGAACTTTCTAACTCAACTACCTCAAAGCCAAGCCAACCTCCTGCAGACCCAGCCAAGCATCACACTTTCCACACAG CCTGCAACACCCACACGCACGATAGCAGCTACCCCCATCCAATCCCTCCCTCACATCCAGACGACACCAAAGCACATTGATACACCCAGCCTGGAGGAGCCCAGCGACCTGGAGGAGCTCGAGCAGTTTGCTAAGACCTTCAAACAGAGACGTATTAAACTGGGCTTTACGCAG GGGGATGTTGGCCTTGCCATGGGAAAGCTTTATGGAAATGACTTCAGCCAAACCACCATTTCTCGCTTTGAGGCCTTAAACCTGAGCTTTAAAAACATGTGCAAACTGAAGCCTCTGCTTGAAAAGTGGCTCAGTGATGCA GTTTGTGCAGAGAACCAGACGTCTGACCAGGCCCTGTCCAGTCCCAGCTCTCTTGGCTCACCTGGGCTGGGCATAGAGGGCCTAAACCGTCGCCGCAAGAAAAGGACAAGCATTGAGACCAACATCAGAGTGGCCTTAGAAAAGAGCTTTCTGGAG AACCAAAAACCTACCTCTGAGGAGATCACCATGATCGCGGACCAGCTCAACATGGAGAAAGAGGTGATCCGAGTATGGTTCTGTAACCGCAGACAGAAAGAGAAGAGGATCAACCCGCCCAGCAGTGGCAGCGCTGCTGGCACCCCCATCAAAGCAATCTTCCCTCCCACCACACCTCTG GCACTGAGTACAGCCAGTCTTGTGACCAGAAACACACCGGCTACAATGACTGTAAGCTCTGTTTTGCCTCTCACCAGCACTAGTGTCTCCAGCATCAGTTTTACTG GCACAACCATTGGCTCGACTATTAACACTGCATCTGTCATCTCCACTGCACCTGTGGTCACCACCGCAGCATCCTCTCCTTCGCTCAGCCCTTCCCCCACCACACCACAGACATCCTCTGCAGAGCAGGCTTTGGCTCAGGGGATAGTCACGGCAGTAAGTCAGGCACCCTCCTCCCTGGCATCCACTCTGGGCACTGGGCATGTGATGGTGGCGGCGCCTAGCCTCTCTGCCGCTTTGCAAGGAGCCGGCCAGCTGCCCAACAGTGCCTGCATCGCTGCCATGGCTGCTGCCGCAGGCCTCAATCCTGGGCTCATGGCATCCTCGCAGTTTTCTCCTGG TGGGGCTCTTCTGAGTTTGGCACCTGGTGGTCTCGGGAGCGCTTTGAGTCCAGCACTGATGAGCAACAGCACCTTGGCCACGATCCAAGGTGTGTGGAGTG CTCTGGCATCTAGTGGCACTTTGCCCATTACATCTCTGGACGGAAGCGGGAACTTGCTGTTTGCTAACACCAGTGCAGGGAGCACCCCAAACCTTGTGACGGCACCCCTTTTTCTGAATCCCCAGAACTTGTCCCTGCTCGCCAGTAACCCAGTCAGCCTTGTGTCTGCGGGAGGGGCAGCAGGTGCTTCTGGAGCCCTAAACCTGCACATTACCGCCGATGCCCACCAGAACGCTGTTACCACGGCAACTATGCCCTCCTCCACCATCACCACAGCCTCTAAGGCCCAGTGA
- the LOC127448137 gene encoding POU domain, class 2, transcription factor 1-like isoform X4: MADGVATSQDESSGPDSRMSNPSESSKCAMESGDENTGAQTNGLDFQRQTVQTTSAITNAHAQALLQQLTLTPVQQQLLLQQAQAQLLAAAVQHSAGQQSSTTGASISASAATPITQIPLSQPIQITPQLQQLQQHQNLNLQQFVLVQPGHHIATQLQPAQFIISQTPQGQQSLLQAQNFLTQLPQSQANLLQTQPSITLSTQPATPTRTIAATPIQSLPHIQTTPKHIDTPSLEEPSDLEELEQFAKTFKQRRIKLGFTQGDVGLAMGKLYGNDFSQTTISRFEALNLSFKNMCKLKPLLEKWLSDAENQTSDQALSSPSSLGSPGLGIEGLNRRRKKRTSIETNIRVALEKSFLENQKPTSEEITMIADQLNMEKEVIRVWFCNRRQKEKRINPPSSGSAAGTPIKAIFPPTTPLALSTASLVTRNTPATMTVSSVLPLTSTSVSSISFTGTTIGSTINTASVISTAPVVTTAASSPSLSPSPTTPQTSSAEQALAQGIVTAVSQAPSSLASTLGTGHVMVAAPSLSAALQGAGQLPNSACIAAMAAAAGLNPGLMASSQFSPGGALLSLAPGGLGSALSPALMSNSTLATIQALASSGTLPITSLDGSGNLLFANTSAGSTPNLVTAPLFLNPQNLSLLASNPVSLVSAGGAAGASGALNLHITADAHQNAVTTATMPSSTITTASKAQ, translated from the exons ATGGCGGACGGAGTAGCAACGAGTCAAGATGAGAGTTCAGGACCAG ATTCTAGAATGAGTAATCCATCAGAATCAAGTAAATGTGCAATGGAGAGTGGGGACGAAAACACTG GTGCCCAAACAAATGGACTGGACTTTCAGAGGCAGACTGTGCAAACAACAAGCGCAATCACCAACGCACACGCACAGGCCTTGCTCCAACAG TTGACTTTGACTCCAGTGCAGCAGCAGTTATTGCTGCAGCAGGCTCAGGCTCAGCTGTTAGCAGCAGCCGTGCAGCATTCGGCTGGCCAGCAGAGCAGCACTACAGGAGCCAGCATCTCTGCCTCCGCTGCCACCCCCATCACCCAGATCCCCCTCTCCCAACCCATCCAGATCACGCCT cagtTACAGCAGCTGCAACAGCATCAGAACCTCAACCTGCAGCAGTTTGTTCTGGTCCAGCCGGGCCACCACATCGCAACTCAGCTGCAGCCCGCGCAGTTCATCATCTCCCAGACGCCACAGGGCCAGCAGA GTCTCCTGCAAGCCCAGAACTTTCTAACTCAACTACCTCAAAGCCAAGCCAACCTCCTGCAGACCCAGCCAAGCATCACACTTTCCACACAG CCTGCAACACCCACACGCACGATAGCAGCTACCCCCATCCAATCCCTCCCTCACATCCAGACGACACCAAAGCACATTGATACACCCAGCCTGGAGGAGCCCAGCGACCTGGAGGAGCTCGAGCAGTTTGCTAAGACCTTCAAACAGAGACGTATTAAACTGGGCTTTACGCAG GGGGATGTTGGCCTTGCCATGGGAAAGCTTTATGGAAATGACTTCAGCCAAACCACCATTTCTCGCTTTGAGGCCTTAAACCTGAGCTTTAAAAACATGTGCAAACTGAAGCCTCTGCTTGAAAAGTGGCTCAGTGATGCAG AGAACCAGACGTCTGACCAGGCCCTGTCCAGTCCCAGCTCTCTTGGCTCACCTGGGCTGGGCATAGAGGGCCTAAACCGTCGCCGCAAGAAAAGGACAAGCATTGAGACCAACATCAGAGTGGCCTTAGAAAAGAGCTTTCTGGAG AACCAAAAACCTACCTCTGAGGAGATCACCATGATCGCGGACCAGCTCAACATGGAGAAAGAGGTGATCCGAGTATGGTTCTGTAACCGCAGACAGAAAGAGAAGAGGATCAACCCGCCCAGCAGTGGCAGCGCTGCTGGCACCCCCATCAAAGCAATCTTCCCTCCCACCACACCTCTG GCACTGAGTACAGCCAGTCTTGTGACCAGAAACACACCGGCTACAATGACTGTAAGCTCTGTTTTGCCTCTCACCAGCACTAGTGTCTCCAGCATCAGTTTTACTG GCACAACCATTGGCTCGACTATTAACACTGCATCTGTCATCTCCACTGCACCTGTGGTCACCACCGCAGCATCCTCTCCTTCGCTCAGCCCTTCCCCCACCACACCACAGACATCCTCTGCAGAGCAGGCTTTGGCTCAGGGGATAGTCACGGCAGTAAGTCAGGCACCCTCCTCCCTGGCATCCACTCTGGGCACTGGGCATGTGATGGTGGCGGCGCCTAGCCTCTCTGCCGCTTTGCAAGGAGCCGGCCAGCTGCCCAACAGTGCCTGCATCGCTGCCATGGCTGCTGCCGCAGGCCTCAATCCTGGGCTCATGGCATCCTCGCAGTTTTCTCCTGG TGGGGCTCTTCTGAGTTTGGCACCTGGTGGTCTCGGGAGCGCTTTGAGTCCAGCACTGATGAGCAACAGCACCTTGGCCACGATCCAAG CTCTGGCATCTAGTGGCACTTTGCCCATTACATCTCTGGACGGAAGCGGGAACTTGCTGTTTGCTAACACCAGTGCAGGGAGCACCCCAAACCTTGTGACGGCACCCCTTTTTCTGAATCCCCAGAACTTGTCCCTGCTCGCCAGTAACCCAGTCAGCCTTGTGTCTGCGGGAGGGGCAGCAGGTGCTTCTGGAGCCCTAAACCTGCACATTACCGCCGATGCCCACCAGAACGCTGTTACCACGGCAACTATGCCCTCCTCCACCATCACCACAGCCTCTAAGGCCCAGTGA
- the LOC127448137 gene encoding POU domain, class 2, transcription factor 1-like isoform X6, giving the protein MADGVATSQDESSGPGAQTNGLDFQRQTVQTTSAITNAHAQALLQQLTLTPVQQQLLLQQAQAQLLAAAVQHSAGQQSSTTGASISASAATPITQIPLSQPIQITPQLQQLQQHQNLNLQQFVLVQPGHHIATQLQPAQFIISQTPQGQQSLLQAQNFLTQLPQSQANLLQTQPSITLSTQPATPTRTIAATPIQSLPHIQTTPKHIDTPSLEEPSDLEELEQFAKTFKQRRIKLGFTQGDVGLAMGKLYGNDFSQTTISRFEALNLSFKNMCKLKPLLEKWLSDAVCAENQTSDQALSSPSSLGSPGLGIEGLNRRRKKRTSIETNIRVALEKSFLEQNQKPTSEEITMIADQLNMEKEVIRVWFCNRRQKEKRINPPSSGSAAGTPIKAIFPPTTPLALSTASLVTRNTPATMTVSSVLPLTSTSVSSISFTGTTIGSTINTASVISTAPVVTTAASSPSLSPSPTTPQTSSAEQALAQGIVTAVSQAPSSLASTLGTGHVMVAAPSLSAALQGAGQLPNSACIAAMAAAAGLNPGLMASSQFSPGGALLSLAPGGLGSALSPALMSNSTLATIQALASSGTLPITSLDGSGNLLFANTSAGSTPNLVTAPLFLNPQNLSLLASNPVSLVSAGGAAGASGALNLHITADAHQNAVTTATMPSSTITTASKAQ; this is encoded by the exons ATGGCGGACGGAGTAGCAACGAGTCAAGATGAGAGTTCAGGACCAG GTGCCCAAACAAATGGACTGGACTTTCAGAGGCAGACTGTGCAAACAACAAGCGCAATCACCAACGCACACGCACAGGCCTTGCTCCAACAG TTGACTTTGACTCCAGTGCAGCAGCAGTTATTGCTGCAGCAGGCTCAGGCTCAGCTGTTAGCAGCAGCCGTGCAGCATTCGGCTGGCCAGCAGAGCAGCACTACAGGAGCCAGCATCTCTGCCTCCGCTGCCACCCCCATCACCCAGATCCCCCTCTCCCAACCCATCCAGATCACGCCT cagtTACAGCAGCTGCAACAGCATCAGAACCTCAACCTGCAGCAGTTTGTTCTGGTCCAGCCGGGCCACCACATCGCAACTCAGCTGCAGCCCGCGCAGTTCATCATCTCCCAGACGCCACAGGGCCAGCAGA GTCTCCTGCAAGCCCAGAACTTTCTAACTCAACTACCTCAAAGCCAAGCCAACCTCCTGCAGACCCAGCCAAGCATCACACTTTCCACACAG CCTGCAACACCCACACGCACGATAGCAGCTACCCCCATCCAATCCCTCCCTCACATCCAGACGACACCAAAGCACATTGATACACCCAGCCTGGAGGAGCCCAGCGACCTGGAGGAGCTCGAGCAGTTTGCTAAGACCTTCAAACAGAGACGTATTAAACTGGGCTTTACGCAG GGGGATGTTGGCCTTGCCATGGGAAAGCTTTATGGAAATGACTTCAGCCAAACCACCATTTCTCGCTTTGAGGCCTTAAACCTGAGCTTTAAAAACATGTGCAAACTGAAGCCTCTGCTTGAAAAGTGGCTCAGTGATGCA GTTTGTGCAGAGAACCAGACGTCTGACCAGGCCCTGTCCAGTCCCAGCTCTCTTGGCTCACCTGGGCTGGGCATAGAGGGCCTAAACCGTCGCCGCAAGAAAAGGACAAGCATTGAGACCAACATCAGAGTGGCCTTAGAAAAGAGCTTTCTGGAG CAGAACCAAAAACCTACCTCTGAGGAGATCACCATGATCGCGGACCAGCTCAACATGGAGAAAGAGGTGATCCGAGTATGGTTCTGTAACCGCAGACAGAAAGAGAAGAGGATCAACCCGCCCAGCAGTGGCAGCGCTGCTGGCACCCCCATCAAAGCAATCTTCCCTCCCACCACACCTCTG GCACTGAGTACAGCCAGTCTTGTGACCAGAAACACACCGGCTACAATGACTGTAAGCTCTGTTTTGCCTCTCACCAGCACTAGTGTCTCCAGCATCAGTTTTACTG GCACAACCATTGGCTCGACTATTAACACTGCATCTGTCATCTCCACTGCACCTGTGGTCACCACCGCAGCATCCTCTCCTTCGCTCAGCCCTTCCCCCACCACACCACAGACATCCTCTGCAGAGCAGGCTTTGGCTCAGGGGATAGTCACGGCAGTAAGTCAGGCACCCTCCTCCCTGGCATCCACTCTGGGCACTGGGCATGTGATGGTGGCGGCGCCTAGCCTCTCTGCCGCTTTGCAAGGAGCCGGCCAGCTGCCCAACAGTGCCTGCATCGCTGCCATGGCTGCTGCCGCAGGCCTCAATCCTGGGCTCATGGCATCCTCGCAGTTTTCTCCTGG TGGGGCTCTTCTGAGTTTGGCACCTGGTGGTCTCGGGAGCGCTTTGAGTCCAGCACTGATGAGCAACAGCACCTTGGCCACGATCCAAG CTCTGGCATCTAGTGGCACTTTGCCCATTACATCTCTGGACGGAAGCGGGAACTTGCTGTTTGCTAACACCAGTGCAGGGAGCACCCCAAACCTTGTGACGGCACCCCTTTTTCTGAATCCCCAGAACTTGTCCCTGCTCGCCAGTAACCCAGTCAGCCTTGTGTCTGCGGGAGGGGCAGCAGGTGCTTCTGGAGCCCTAAACCTGCACATTACCGCCGATGCCCACCAGAACGCTGTTACCACGGCAACTATGCCCTCCTCCACCATCACCACAGCCTCTAAGGCCCAGTGA
- the LOC127448137 gene encoding POU domain, class 2, transcription factor 1-like isoform X5, giving the protein MADGVATSQDESSGPGAQTNGLDFQRQTVQTTSAITNAHAQALLQQLTLTPVQQQLLLQQAQAQLLAAAVQHSAGQQSSTTGASISASAATPITQIPLSQPIQITPQLQQLQQHQNLNLQQFVLVQPGHHIATQLQPAQFIISQTPQGQQSLLQAQNFLTQLPQSQANLLQTQPSITLSTQPATPTRTIAATPIQSLPHIQTTPKHIDTPSLEEPSDLEELEQFAKTFKQRRIKLGFTQGDVGLAMGKLYGNDFSQTTISRFEALNLSFKNMCKLKPLLEKWLSDAVCAENQTSDQALSSPSSLGSPGLGIEGLNRRRKKRTSIETNIRVALEKSFLEQNQKPTSEEITMIADQLNMEKEVIRVWFCNRRQKEKRINPPSSGSAAGTPIKAIFPPTTPLALSTASLVTRNTPATMTVSSVLPLTSTSVSSISFTGTTIGSTINTASVISTAPVVTTAASSPSLSPSPTTPQTSSAEQALAQGIVTAVSQAPSSLASTLGTGHVMVAAPSLSAALQGAGQLPNSACIAAMAAAAGLNPGLMASSQFSPGGALLSLAPGGLGSALSPALMSNSTLATIQGVWSALASSGTLPITSLDGSGNLLFANTSAGSTPNLVTAPLFLNPQNLSLLASNPVSLVSAGGAAGASGALNLHITADAHQNAVTTATMPSSTITTASKAQ; this is encoded by the exons ATGGCGGACGGAGTAGCAACGAGTCAAGATGAGAGTTCAGGACCAG GTGCCCAAACAAATGGACTGGACTTTCAGAGGCAGACTGTGCAAACAACAAGCGCAATCACCAACGCACACGCACAGGCCTTGCTCCAACAG TTGACTTTGACTCCAGTGCAGCAGCAGTTATTGCTGCAGCAGGCTCAGGCTCAGCTGTTAGCAGCAGCCGTGCAGCATTCGGCTGGCCAGCAGAGCAGCACTACAGGAGCCAGCATCTCTGCCTCCGCTGCCACCCCCATCACCCAGATCCCCCTCTCCCAACCCATCCAGATCACGCCT cagtTACAGCAGCTGCAACAGCATCAGAACCTCAACCTGCAGCAGTTTGTTCTGGTCCAGCCGGGCCACCACATCGCAACTCAGCTGCAGCCCGCGCAGTTCATCATCTCCCAGACGCCACAGGGCCAGCAGA GTCTCCTGCAAGCCCAGAACTTTCTAACTCAACTACCTCAAAGCCAAGCCAACCTCCTGCAGACCCAGCCAAGCATCACACTTTCCACACAG CCTGCAACACCCACACGCACGATAGCAGCTACCCCCATCCAATCCCTCCCTCACATCCAGACGACACCAAAGCACATTGATACACCCAGCCTGGAGGAGCCCAGCGACCTGGAGGAGCTCGAGCAGTTTGCTAAGACCTTCAAACAGAGACGTATTAAACTGGGCTTTACGCAG GGGGATGTTGGCCTTGCCATGGGAAAGCTTTATGGAAATGACTTCAGCCAAACCACCATTTCTCGCTTTGAGGCCTTAAACCTGAGCTTTAAAAACATGTGCAAACTGAAGCCTCTGCTTGAAAAGTGGCTCAGTGATGCA GTTTGTGCAGAGAACCAGACGTCTGACCAGGCCCTGTCCAGTCCCAGCTCTCTTGGCTCACCTGGGCTGGGCATAGAGGGCCTAAACCGTCGCCGCAAGAAAAGGACAAGCATTGAGACCAACATCAGAGTGGCCTTAGAAAAGAGCTTTCTGGAG CAGAACCAAAAACCTACCTCTGAGGAGATCACCATGATCGCGGACCAGCTCAACATGGAGAAAGAGGTGATCCGAGTATGGTTCTGTAACCGCAGACAGAAAGAGAAGAGGATCAACCCGCCCAGCAGTGGCAGCGCTGCTGGCACCCCCATCAAAGCAATCTTCCCTCCCACCACACCTCTG GCACTGAGTACAGCCAGTCTTGTGACCAGAAACACACCGGCTACAATGACTGTAAGCTCTGTTTTGCCTCTCACCAGCACTAGTGTCTCCAGCATCAGTTTTACTG GCACAACCATTGGCTCGACTATTAACACTGCATCTGTCATCTCCACTGCACCTGTGGTCACCACCGCAGCATCCTCTCCTTCGCTCAGCCCTTCCCCCACCACACCACAGACATCCTCTGCAGAGCAGGCTTTGGCTCAGGGGATAGTCACGGCAGTAAGTCAGGCACCCTCCTCCCTGGCATCCACTCTGGGCACTGGGCATGTGATGGTGGCGGCGCCTAGCCTCTCTGCCGCTTTGCAAGGAGCCGGCCAGCTGCCCAACAGTGCCTGCATCGCTGCCATGGCTGCTGCCGCAGGCCTCAATCCTGGGCTCATGGCATCCTCGCAGTTTTCTCCTGG TGGGGCTCTTCTGAGTTTGGCACCTGGTGGTCTCGGGAGCGCTTTGAGTCCAGCACTGATGAGCAACAGCACCTTGGCCACGATCCAAGGTGTGTGGAGTG CTCTGGCATCTAGTGGCACTTTGCCCATTACATCTCTGGACGGAAGCGGGAACTTGCTGTTTGCTAACACCAGTGCAGGGAGCACCCCAAACCTTGTGACGGCACCCCTTTTTCTGAATCCCCAGAACTTGTCCCTGCTCGCCAGTAACCCAGTCAGCCTTGTGTCTGCGGGAGGGGCAGCAGGTGCTTCTGGAGCCCTAAACCTGCACATTACCGCCGATGCCCACCAGAACGCTGTTACCACGGCAACTATGCCCTCCTCCACCATCACCACAGCCTCTAAGGCCCAGTGA
- the LOC127448137 gene encoding POU domain, class 2, transcription factor 1-like isoform X7, producing MADGVATSQDESSGPDSRMSNPSESSKCAMESGDENTGAQTNGLDFQRQTVQTTSAITNAHAQALLQQLTLTPVQQQLLLQQAQAQLLAAAVQHSAGQQSSTTGASISASAATPITQIPLSQPIQITPQLQQLQQHQNLNLQQFVLVQPGHHIATQLQPAQFIISQTPQGQQSLLQAQNFLTQLPQSQANLLQTQPSITLSTQPATPTRTIAATPIQSLPHIQTTPKHIDTPSLEEPSDLEELEQFAKTFKQRRIKLGFTQGDVGLAMGKLYGNDFSQTTISRFEALNLSFKNMCKLKPLLEKWLSDAENQTSDQALSSPSSLGSPGLGIEGLNRRRKKRTSIETNIRVALEKSFLEQNQKPTSEEITMIADQLNMEKEVIRVWFCNRRQKEKRINPPSSGSAAGTPIKAIFPPTTPLALSTASLVTRNTPATMTVSSVLPLTSTSVSSISFTGTTIGSTINTASVISTAPVVTTAASSPSLSPSPTTPQTSSAEQALAQGIVTAVSQAPSSLASTLGTGHVMVAAPSLSAALQGAGQLPNSACIAAMAAAAGLNPGLMASSQFSPGGALLSLAPGGLGSALSPALMSNSTLATIQALASSGTLPITSLDGSGNLLFANTSAGSTPNLVTAPLFLNPQNLSLLASNPVSLVSAGGAAGASGALNLHITADAHQNAVTTATMPSSTITTASKAQ from the exons ATGGCGGACGGAGTAGCAACGAGTCAAGATGAGAGTTCAGGACCAG ATTCTAGAATGAGTAATCCATCAGAATCAAGTAAATGTGCAATGGAGAGTGGGGACGAAAACACTG GTGCCCAAACAAATGGACTGGACTTTCAGAGGCAGACTGTGCAAACAACAAGCGCAATCACCAACGCACACGCACAGGCCTTGCTCCAACAG TTGACTTTGACTCCAGTGCAGCAGCAGTTATTGCTGCAGCAGGCTCAGGCTCAGCTGTTAGCAGCAGCCGTGCAGCATTCGGCTGGCCAGCAGAGCAGCACTACAGGAGCCAGCATCTCTGCCTCCGCTGCCACCCCCATCACCCAGATCCCCCTCTCCCAACCCATCCAGATCACGCCT cagtTACAGCAGCTGCAACAGCATCAGAACCTCAACCTGCAGCAGTTTGTTCTGGTCCAGCCGGGCCACCACATCGCAACTCAGCTGCAGCCCGCGCAGTTCATCATCTCCCAGACGCCACAGGGCCAGCAGA GTCTCCTGCAAGCCCAGAACTTTCTAACTCAACTACCTCAAAGCCAAGCCAACCTCCTGCAGACCCAGCCAAGCATCACACTTTCCACACAG CCTGCAACACCCACACGCACGATAGCAGCTACCCCCATCCAATCCCTCCCTCACATCCAGACGACACCAAAGCACATTGATACACCCAGCCTGGAGGAGCCCAGCGACCTGGAGGAGCTCGAGCAGTTTGCTAAGACCTTCAAACAGAGACGTATTAAACTGGGCTTTACGCAG GGGGATGTTGGCCTTGCCATGGGAAAGCTTTATGGAAATGACTTCAGCCAAACCACCATTTCTCGCTTTGAGGCCTTAAACCTGAGCTTTAAAAACATGTGCAAACTGAAGCCTCTGCTTGAAAAGTGGCTCAGTGATGCAG AGAACCAGACGTCTGACCAGGCCCTGTCCAGTCCCAGCTCTCTTGGCTCACCTGGGCTGGGCATAGAGGGCCTAAACCGTCGCCGCAAGAAAAGGACAAGCATTGAGACCAACATCAGAGTGGCCTTAGAAAAGAGCTTTCTGGAG CAGAACCAAAAACCTACCTCTGAGGAGATCACCATGATCGCGGACCAGCTCAACATGGAGAAAGAGGTGATCCGAGTATGGTTCTGTAACCGCAGACAGAAAGAGAAGAGGATCAACCCGCCCAGCAGTGGCAGCGCTGCTGGCACCCCCATCAAAGCAATCTTCCCTCCCACCACACCTCTG GCACTGAGTACAGCCAGTCTTGTGACCAGAAACACACCGGCTACAATGACTGTAAGCTCTGTTTTGCCTCTCACCAGCACTAGTGTCTCCAGCATCAGTTTTACTG GCACAACCATTGGCTCGACTATTAACACTGCATCTGTCATCTCCACTGCACCTGTGGTCACCACCGCAGCATCCTCTCCTTCGCTCAGCCCTTCCCCCACCACACCACAGACATCCTCTGCAGAGCAGGCTTTGGCTCAGGGGATAGTCACGGCAGTAAGTCAGGCACCCTCCTCCCTGGCATCCACTCTGGGCACTGGGCATGTGATGGTGGCGGCGCCTAGCCTCTCTGCCGCTTTGCAAGGAGCCGGCCAGCTGCCCAACAGTGCCTGCATCGCTGCCATGGCTGCTGCCGCAGGCCTCAATCCTGGGCTCATGGCATCCTCGCAGTTTTCTCCTGG TGGGGCTCTTCTGAGTTTGGCACCTGGTGGTCTCGGGAGCGCTTTGAGTCCAGCACTGATGAGCAACAGCACCTTGGCCACGATCCAAG CTCTGGCATCTAGTGGCACTTTGCCCATTACATCTCTGGACGGAAGCGGGAACTTGCTGTTTGCTAACACCAGTGCAGGGAGCACCCCAAACCTTGTGACGGCACCCCTTTTTCTGAATCCCCAGAACTTGTCCCTGCTCGCCAGTAACCCAGTCAGCCTTGTGTCTGCGGGAGGGGCAGCAGGTGCTTCTGGAGCCCTAAACCTGCACATTACCGCCGATGCCCACCAGAACGCTGTTACCACGGCAACTATGCCCTCCTCCACCATCACCACAGCCTCTAAGGCCCAGTGA